A region from the Dendropsophus ebraccatus isolate aDenEbr1 chromosome 1, aDenEbr1.pat, whole genome shotgun sequence genome encodes:
- the LOC138792230 gene encoding protocadherin gamma-C5-like — MEQKGVYSSRHWQVMGFFFVSILKLVSAQLRYSLLEESEPGTSVGNVAKDLGLNTAGISERALRLGSEQSQQYFALNIESGTIVVRSRIDREKLCGTNVNCILPVEIVLEKPLELYRLEIEILDTNDNAPVFLNAERTIKITELAAVGTRFPLERAQDPDLGINSVSSYKLSQNKYFSLNVQARKNERPSPVLVLDKALDREELAEHRLVLTAMDGGSPPRSGTSLIIVNVIDNNDNAPVFSNSFYKISLKENVQVNTLVIRLNATDKDEGPNGEISYTFEDISSEDITNIFKLDSKTGDIRLKGQLDFEKHQSYEISVKASDHGVPEMEGHCVIQVDIEDVNDNAPEILISSLVSSIPEDTPQGTTVGLLRVSDQDSGKNGEIHLEISPDLPFTITSAQNHYSLVTDRLLDREHASQYTIVLQATDMGEPQLKTQTAINITITDINDNPPSFERSVVNVDIKENNKPGALLCTVSASDKDFGDNAHITYSIFNSLINGSPAMSFIYMDTQNGNIYAQQSFDYEQAQVLQFTIRAEDSGTPKLSSNSTVYLHILDENDNYPSILYPGNSRHVPAQQSVPRSLPAGSLITKVVAIDADSGYNAWLNYNIAKATDSSLFKVALHTGEVRLARNFQETDSPVQNLCIEVKDNGTPPLSSTATLLISLDDGSSKESRYSTDLLSEAKQTPNVTMYLIISLVAISLVSFVTVIILLTKCLRHKQQTPSPEMDHYIGHTHKTLQLNPNSTLRYMEVAMMPGSQQNQFPKTGGSSDINRDTLNMMKSLNFPQLKQLVNESDDAISGQFEWRDTVQVR, encoded by the coding sequence ATGGAGCAGAAAGGAGTCTACAGTTCCCGACACTGGCAAGTAATGGGTTTCTTTTTTGTCAGTATCTTGAAGCTAGTTTCTGCGCAGCTGAGATATTCTTTACTTGAAGAATCAGAGCCTGGGACTTCCGTAGGCAATGTTGCTAAGGATCTGGGATTAAACACAGCGGGGATTTCTGAGCGAGCTCTGAGGCTGGGGTCTGAACAAAGCCAACAATACTTTGCTCTCAATATAGAGAGCGGAACAATTGTAGTGAGGAGCAGAATAGACAGAGAAAAATTATGTGGCACAAATGTGAATTGTATTCTGCCTGTGGAAATTGTTCTTGAGAAGCCTCTGGAACTTTATCGATTGGAAATAGAGATTCTGGATACAAATGATAACGCGCCTGTTTTTCTGAATGCAGAACGTACAATAAAGATTACAGAACTGGCTGCAGTCGGTACTAGATTTCCTCTAGAAAGGGCCCAGGATCCTGATTTGGGCATCAACTCTGTCAGCTCCTACAAGTTAAGTCAGAACAAATATTTCTCTCTAAATGTACAGGCCCGGAAAAATGAAAGACCCTCCCCTGTGCTTGTTCTAGATAAAGCTCTAGATCGGGAAGAACTAGCAGAGCACAGATTGGTTCTGACTGCCATGGATGGTGGGAGTCCACCTAGATCCGGAACAAGTTTGATTATTGTTAATGTCATAGATAATAATGACAATGCTCCGGTTTTCAGTAATTCATTCTATAAAATTAGTTTAAAGGAAAATGTACAAGTAAATACACTTGTAATAAGACTGAATGCGACAGATAAGGATGAAGGCCCGAATGGTGAGATTAGTTATACCTTCGAAGATATATCATCAGAGGACATAACCAATATCTTTAAATTGGACAGTAAAACTGGAGACATCCGATTAAAGGGACAACTGGATTTTGAAAAACATCAGTCTTATGAAATCTCCGTCAAGGCTTCGGATCATGGGGTTCCAGAAATGGAAGGACATTGCGTGATCCAAGTAGATATTGAAGATGTGAATGACAATGCTCCTGAAATTCTTATCTCTTCCTTGGTGTCGTCCATTCCAGAGGATACACCTCAAGGAACCACTGTGGGACTCTTAAGAGTTAGTGACCAAGATAGTGGCAAAAATGGGGAAATACACTTGGAAATTTCTCCAGATCTTCCATTTACCATCACATCAGCCCAAAACCACTATTCCTTAGTTACAGATAGGCTCCTGGACAGAGAACATGCAAGTCAATACACAATTGTACTTCAGGCAACAGATATGGGAGAACCCCAACTTAAAACCCAAACAGCAATAAACATTACCATCACAGACATCAACGACAACCCCCCAAGTTTTGAAAGATCCGTGGTCAACGTTGACATAAAAGAAAACAATAAGCCAGGAGCATTGCTCTGCACTGTCTCAGCATCTGACAAGGATTTTGGAGACAATGCTCACATCACTTACTCCATATTTAACAGTCTCATCAATGGATCCCCGGCCATGTCCTTTATTTATATGGACACTCAGAACGGGAATATATACGCTCAGCAATCATTTGATTATGAACAAGCTCAAGTTCTTCAGTTCACAATCAGAGCAGAGGATTCTGGGACTCCAAAGTTATCATCTAACAGTACAGTCTATCTACACATTCTGGATGAAAACGATAATTACCCCTCAATACTTTACCCTGGAAATTCACGTCATGTTCCAGCACAGCAGTCAGTTCCAAGGTCTCTTCCCGCTGGTTCTCTGATAACTAAAGTCGTGGCGATTGATGCTGATTCTGGATACAATGCGTGGCTCAACTATAACATTGCCAAAGCTACGGATTCCTCTTTATTTAAGGTTGCTCTTCATACTGGCGAAGTCCGATTGGCTCGAAACTTCCAAGAGACTGATTCACCAGTACAAAACCTCTGTATCGAAGTAAAAGATAATGGAACACCACCACTGTCTTCTACAGCTACTTTACTAATTTCCCTAGATGATGGCTCATCCAAAGAAAGTCGGTACTCTACAGATTTACTCTCTGAGGCCAAGCAAACCCCTAATGTAACTATGTACCTTATCATCTCTCTAGTCGCTATTAGTCTAGTGTCCTTTGTTACGGTAATTATTTTGCTGACAAAATGTCTTAGACACAAGCAGCAAACGCCAAGCCCTGAAATGGACCATTACATCGGGCATACCCACAAAACCTTACAGCTGAACCCTAACAGCACACTCAGGTACATGGAGGTGGCAATGATGCCAGGGAGTCAACAGAACCAATTCCCTAAGACAGGCGGATCGTCAGACATCAATAGGGACACCCTGAACATGATGAAATCTTTGAACTTTCCGCAGTTAAAGCAACTAGTCAATGAGAGCGACGATGCTATTTCTGGGCAGTTTGAGTGGAGGGACACAGTGCAGGTGAGATAG